One window from the genome of Paraconexibacter algicola encodes:
- a CDS encoding DUF3883 domain-containing protein, with protein MLQTSTRDQAWELVRARAAYADVSLTQYGLAEDLLRETGLIAPHSSSSQLREDLTDASSEVLSTALFDAMLSAANPRWLPDADLLVPTLDDLPADAAEAADAVGLSEAAAFLAIERAQRKFDATDRAAVGTAGEQALVELLEADYPGGVDHVSQRDDTLGYDIRVDTGDASWHLEVKSTTRRGRLTVFLSRNEFLVAQHDAAWKLVVVGLREDLSPGAVCTGSRPALWEAAPTDRPGARWETARFDLAPESLTLGLPFLPKAEQTMHLVSQRHRFGWAPATSGHQ; from the coding sequence TTGCTGCAGACGTCCACCCGGGACCAGGCATGGGAACTGGTCCGCGCGCGCGCCGCATACGCCGATGTTTCGTTGACCCAGTACGGGTTGGCCGAGGACCTGCTCCGCGAGACTGGCCTGATCGCACCGCATTCATCGTCAAGTCAGCTTCGAGAAGACCTGACCGACGCTTCGTCCGAGGTGCTTTCGACAGCGCTCTTCGACGCCATGCTGTCGGCGGCGAACCCCCGGTGGTTGCCGGATGCCGACCTCTTGGTCCCTACGCTGGACGACTTGCCCGCGGACGCAGCGGAGGCGGCCGACGCTGTGGGGCTGTCGGAAGCGGCCGCATTTCTCGCGATCGAGCGCGCACAGCGCAAGTTCGATGCCACCGATCGTGCCGCCGTTGGGACGGCTGGTGAACAAGCCCTGGTAGAGCTCCTCGAAGCCGATTACCCGGGCGGGGTCGACCATGTCTCCCAGCGCGACGACACGCTCGGATACGACATCAGGGTCGACACCGGCGATGCGTCCTGGCACCTTGAGGTCAAGAGCACGACTCGACGAGGGCGACTGACGGTGTTTCTGTCCCGCAACGAGTTCCTGGTCGCCCAGCACGACGCGGCGTGGAAGCTCGTAGTAGTTGGACTTCGAGAAGACCTTTCCCCGGGCGCAGTCTGCACTGGTAGTCGTCCCGCCCTGTGGGAGGCGGCTCCTACCGACCGCCCCGGAGCGAGATGGGAGACCGCGCGTTTCGATCTTGCGCCAGAAAGTCTGACGCTCGGACTCCCGTTTCTCCCGAAGGCCGAGCAGACCATGCACCTGGTCTCGCAACGCCACCGGTTCGGCTGGGCGCCAGCGACTAGCGGACATCAGTGA
- a CDS encoding RNA polymerase sigma factor, translated as MERRAEQLMKEFVRARARGDKPAMQRWWGELLALQFDRLTAMVKRHAQGVVFGSEVDDAISEAAMRMALKAWRQHEGDTVGSFNAAMSTVCRFSCREVQRKAARISERRAGSLDAVPRDGREAQGWAASTYADFEAERLRAHAEEEERRETLAADRDFVAWAVPQLPGRPREVFELLLEGRTPTEIMERLGMERNAVDQNKRRAVQALRKLKEQYPS; from the coding sequence GTGGAGCGACGCGCAGAACAGCTGATGAAGGAGTTCGTCCGCGCCCGCGCGCGCGGCGACAAGCCCGCGATGCAGCGCTGGTGGGGGGAGCTGCTCGCGCTCCAGTTCGACCGCCTGACCGCCATGGTCAAGCGCCACGCCCAGGGCGTCGTCTTCGGCTCCGAGGTCGACGACGCGATCTCCGAGGCCGCCATGCGCATGGCCCTCAAGGCGTGGCGCCAGCACGAGGGCGACACGGTGGGGTCCTTCAACGCGGCGATGTCGACCGTCTGCCGGTTCAGCTGCCGTGAGGTCCAGCGCAAGGCCGCGCGGATCTCCGAGCGCCGCGCCGGCTCGCTCGACGCCGTCCCGCGCGACGGCCGCGAGGCGCAGGGCTGGGCCGCCTCGACCTACGCCGACTTCGAGGCGGAGCGGCTGCGCGCCCACGCCGAGGAGGAGGAGCGCCGCGAGACGCTCGCCGCCGACCGCGACTTCGTCGCCTGGGCGGTGCCGCAGCTGCCCGGCCGGCCGCGCGAGGTGTTCGAGCTGCTGCTCGAGGGACGCACGCCGACCGAGATCATGGAGCGGCTGGGCATGGAGCGCAACGCCGTCGACCAGAACAAGAGACGGGCCGTCCAGGCCCTCCGCAAGCTCAAGGAGCAGTACCCGTCATGA
- a CDS encoding helix-turn-helix domain-containing protein, with product MTSIEQVLSEFIEAWNSGRRPDVVAFLDRVAATDRDELAEEIGLWLEVAPTPDYDDATLASITADPRLQAALAAGAASVQPWSARVRALRERAGLAVEQVAERIAALVGQQGQEARTAAYLTRLEADELDERRVSGRLVSALAAALGADRDALLPGPTFTGRALAAQNYRAEGEVDASLSADFDALSRAAAAPAPARELDEIDRLFLGGPDA from the coding sequence ATGACCTCCATCGAGCAGGTGCTCAGCGAGTTCATCGAGGCGTGGAACAGCGGCCGGCGGCCCGACGTCGTCGCGTTCCTCGACCGCGTCGCCGCCACCGACCGGGACGAGCTCGCCGAGGAGATCGGCCTCTGGCTCGAGGTCGCCCCGACCCCCGACTACGACGACGCGACGCTCGCGTCGATCACCGCCGACCCGCGACTCCAAGCGGCGCTCGCGGCCGGTGCCGCCAGCGTGCAGCCCTGGTCCGCGCGCGTCCGCGCGCTCCGGGAGAGAGCGGGGCTCGCGGTCGAGCAGGTCGCCGAGCGCATCGCCGCGCTCGTCGGCCAACAGGGGCAGGAGGCCCGCACCGCCGCGTACCTCACCCGCCTCGAGGCGGACGAGCTCGACGAGCGACGCGTCTCCGGCCGGCTCGTCAGCGCGCTCGCCGCCGCCCTCGGCGCGGACCGCGACGCCCTGCTGCCCGGCCCGACGTTCACCGGGCGCGCGCTCGCCGCGCAGAACTACCGGGCCGAGGGCGAGGTCGACGCGTCCCTCAGCGCCGACTTCGACGCCCTGTCGCGCGCGGCCGCCGCCCCGGCACCGGCGCGCGAGCTCGACGAGATCGACCGCCTGTTCCTCGGCGGCCCCGACGCGTAG
- a CDS encoding ImmA/IrrE family metallo-endopeptidase, which yields MPGPDTNRGAKRARELRAELGLDAGAPVGCVLGLAEDGLGIPVHVTRMSGTVEGVCWQLGEERMLWVHLHEFVPRSRFTLAHELGHVRCAHDQLMIVDTPKTMWGKTVPTETQANAFAAELLAPRPGVVDVVGGRTVDLEVVVELAAHFGVSAHVALYRCVTLGLLDSDAALKPRLDAEEHLAVWERLGPAEHEDALSAIAPADLPRLSPRMSDGGLGALLRGEATVEDVARLAGCEPEALARGLARLGV from the coding sequence ATGCCCGGTCCCGACACCAATCGTGGTGCCAAGCGCGCGCGGGAGCTGCGCGCCGAGCTTGGCCTGGACGCGGGTGCACCGGTCGGCTGCGTGCTCGGGCTGGCGGAGGACGGGCTGGGGATCCCGGTGCACGTGACGCGGATGAGCGGGACGGTCGAGGGGGTGTGCTGGCAGCTGGGCGAGGAGCGGATGCTGTGGGTGCACCTGCACGAGTTCGTGCCGCGGTCGCGGTTCACGCTCGCGCACGAGCTGGGGCATGTCCGGTGCGCGCACGACCAGCTGATGATCGTCGACACGCCGAAGACGATGTGGGGCAAGACGGTGCCGACCGAGACGCAGGCCAACGCGTTCGCGGCCGAGCTGCTCGCCCCGCGGCCCGGGGTGGTGGACGTGGTGGGCGGTCGGACCGTCGATCTCGAGGTCGTGGTCGAGCTCGCCGCGCACTTCGGGGTGAGCGCGCACGTCGCGCTCTACCGCTGCGTGACGCTCGGGCTGCTCGACAGCGACGCGGCGCTGAAGCCGCGCCTGGACGCGGAGGAGCACCTCGCGGTCTGGGAGCGCCTCGGGCCCGCCGAGCACGAGGACGCCCTGTCCGCGATCGCGCCGGCGGACCTGCCGCGCCTCTCTCCCCGGATGTCGGACGGTGGGCTCGGGGCGCTGCTGCGCGGCGAGGCGACGGTCGAGGACGTCGCCCGGCTCGCGGGCTGCGAGCCCGAGGCGCTCGCGCGCGGGCTCGCGCGCCTCGGGGTCTAG
- a CDS encoding HD domain-containing protein — MLTKRFDAALTYASGHHRRQLRKGSGIPYVAHLLAVAAIALEMGADEDEAIGALLHDVVEDGGGPAALADIRERFGAAVATIVQANSDTDVEPKPPWRERKEAYIDGIAHKPVAAVRVSLADKLHNARSILQDYRLHGEQLWSRFSTGSGDDVRWYYAALAAAFTARADELGPGARAALDDLQRTLDQLDALTGR, encoded by the coding sequence CTGCTGACCAAGCGGTTCGACGCCGCGCTCACCTACGCCAGCGGCCATCACCGCCGGCAGCTGCGCAAGGGCTCGGGGATCCCGTACGTCGCGCACCTGCTCGCGGTCGCGGCGATCGCCCTGGAGATGGGCGCCGACGAGGACGAGGCGATCGGCGCGCTGCTGCACGACGTCGTCGAGGACGGGGGCGGGCCCGCCGCGCTCGCCGACATCCGGGAGCGCTTCGGCGCCGCCGTCGCCACGATCGTGCAGGCGAACTCCGACACCGACGTCGAGCCCAAGCCGCCTTGGCGGGAGCGCAAGGAGGCGTACATCGACGGCATCGCGCACAAGCCGGTCGCCGCCGTCCGCGTGTCGCTGGCCGACAAGCTCCACAACGCCCGCTCGATCCTCCAGGACTACCGGCTCCACGGCGAGCAGCTGTGGTCGCGCTTCTCCACCGGCAGCGGCGACGACGTGCGCTGGTACTACGCGGCGCTCGCCGCCGCGTTCACCGCGCGCGCCGACGAGCTCGGCCCCGGCGCCCGCGCCGCGCTCGACGACCTGCAGCGCACGCTCGACCAGCTCGACGCGCTGACCGGGCGCTGA
- a CDS encoding PASTA domain-containing protein yields MLRHLALALTSALLLSACAETDPADQRADQAPPETITVTRTVIPDAAAAADEPAEDRAPAEMPEPDPEPTDDGGDCITVPAVQGKDHQLAQDTMQAAGLYLLDEEDATGQGRMLIIDRNWTVVEQRPAAGACVDADTTILLRSRKDGE; encoded by the coding sequence ATGCTGCGCCACCTGGCGCTCGCCCTGACGAGCGCCCTCCTGCTCTCCGCCTGCGCGGAGACCGACCCGGCCGACCAGCGCGCCGACCAGGCCCCGCCCGAGACGATCACCGTCACCCGCACGGTGATCCCCGACGCTGCGGCGGCCGCCGACGAGCCCGCCGAGGACCGCGCTCCCGCCGAGATGCCGGAGCCCGACCCCGAGCCCACCGACGACGGCGGCGACTGCATCACCGTGCCGGCGGTCCAGGGCAAGGACCACCAGCTCGCCCAGGACACCATGCAGGCGGCCGGGCTCTACCTGCTCGACGAGGAGGACGCCACCGGCCAGGGGCGGATGCTCATCATCGACCGCAACTGGACCGTGGTGGAGCAGCGTCCCGCGGCCGGCGCCTGCGTCGACGCCGACACCACGATCCTCCTGCGCAGCCGCAAGGACGGCGAATGA
- a CDS encoding Stk1 family PASTA domain-containing Ser/Thr kinase, translated as MSTPPSTRRPGGLRARVGRRPLTWLSAVVLAALLVGVAIGQTDTVLAADLSKARSVNTRLQADLDAERRRATDAERARDTAVAKADRALAEARRITARGKVPSFQGQDVDTARDRAVVDDFDWRVTQRSSVSRAEPGTVIAQRPSAGRTLARGGTIELVVAKKPPPRPKQWVTIYSLDGAGSKRTGEFRIPGDVKVRVRYTFGGDSNDTLQLKTPEEGDDSFGDLIVNEIGPFSGSTRLYGKSGTYYFDVNGGSWTIEVQAFKRP; from the coding sequence ATGAGCACCCCGCCCTCCACCCGTCGGCCCGGCGGCCTGCGCGCCCGCGTCGGCCGCCGTCCGCTGACCTGGCTCTCGGCCGTCGTCCTGGCGGCCCTCCTGGTCGGGGTCGCGATCGGTCAGACCGACACCGTCCTGGCGGCCGACCTGAGCAAGGCGCGGAGCGTCAACACGCGGCTCCAGGCCGACCTCGACGCCGAGCGTCGCCGGGCCACGGACGCCGAGCGTGCCCGCGACACCGCGGTCGCCAAGGCCGACCGCGCGCTCGCCGAGGCCCGGCGCATCACCGCGCGCGGAAAGGTCCCGAGCTTCCAGGGCCAGGACGTCGACACGGCCCGTGACCGGGCGGTCGTCGACGACTTCGACTGGCGGGTGACGCAGCGCTCCAGCGTGTCCCGCGCGGAGCCGGGCACCGTCATCGCCCAGCGGCCGAGCGCGGGGCGGACGCTGGCGCGCGGCGGGACGATCGAGCTCGTCGTGGCGAAGAAGCCGCCACCCCGGCCCAAGCAGTGGGTGACGATCTACTCGCTCGACGGCGCGGGCTCCAAGCGCACCGGCGAGTTCCGCATCCCCGGCGACGTCAAGGTCCGCGTGCGCTACACGTTCGGCGGGGACTCAAACGACACGCTGCAGCTGAAGACCCCCGAGGAGGGGGACGACAGCTTCGGCGACCTGATCGTCAACGAGATCGGGCCGTTCAGCGGCTCCACGCGCCTCTACGGCAAGTCCGGGACGTACTACTTCGACGTCAACGGCGGAAGCTGGACGATCGAGGTCCAGGCGTTCAAGCGCCCCTGA
- a CDS encoding GH39 family glycosyl hydrolase: MGLLAALLASLLPAAAAPAAVPLEQRGVAIDISFTEPASAELADVDAAAALGATTVRVALDWSGLEPLRRGQYATWYLDRLDALVARAAARDVRVLLTPLRTPCWAGTVANACGRPTLAREVSLKSPRDPADYGRFTAFLAGRYGTRLAGIEVWNEPNMPSFWNERDPVGSYVRLLRATYPLVKRAAPTLPVVAGALAGSDAAFLDRLYVAGMKGSYDVLSVHPYNDGRDPAQLLDARWASATFLQGLRTIRATRDARRDTTPVWLTELGWNTSAQRGLTWLDGVTPAQQADYLRRAIAMLQDPAWGIDFTSGVFVYRLRDVGTDPANPQHNYGLMAMDRTPKPALEAVGAAFRGA, from the coding sequence TTGGGACTCCTCGCCGCGCTCCTGGCCAGCCTCCTCCCCGCGGCCGCGGCACCCGCCGCCGTGCCGCTGGAGCAGCGGGGCGTCGCGATCGACATCAGCTTCACCGAGCCGGCGAGCGCGGAGCTCGCGGACGTCGACGCCGCGGCGGCGCTCGGGGCGACGACGGTACGGGTGGCGCTCGACTGGTCGGGCCTTGAGCCGCTGCGCCGCGGCCAGTACGCGACCTGGTACCTCGACCGGCTCGACGCGCTCGTCGCCCGCGCGGCCGCGCGTGACGTGCGGGTCCTGCTCACGCCGCTGCGCACCCCGTGCTGGGCGGGAACGGTCGCCAACGCGTGCGGCCGGCCGACGCTCGCCCGCGAGGTGAGCCTGAAGAGCCCCCGCGACCCGGCCGACTACGGGCGCTTCACCGCGTTCCTCGCCGGGCGCTACGGCACCCGCCTGGCGGGCATCGAGGTGTGGAACGAGCCGAACATGCCGTCGTTCTGGAACGAGCGCGACCCGGTCGGCAGCTACGTGCGGCTGCTGCGCGCGACCTACCCGCTGGTGAAGCGGGCGGCGCCGACGCTGCCGGTGGTGGCGGGCGCGCTCGCCGGGTCCGACGCCGCGTTCCTGGACCGCCTCTACGTCGCCGGGATGAAGGGCTCCTACGACGTGCTCTCGGTCCACCCGTACAACGACGGGCGCGACCCGGCGCAGCTGCTCGACGCCCGCTGGGCGAGCGCGACGTTCCTGCAGGGCCTGCGCACGATCCGCGCCACCCGCGACGCCCGTCGCGATACCACGCCGGTGTGGCTGACCGAGCTGGGCTGGAACACGAGCGCCCAGCGCGGCCTGACCTGGCTGGACGGCGTGACCCCCGCCCAGCAGGCCGACTACCTGCGCCGCGCGATCGCGATGCTGCAGGACCCCGCGTGGGGCATCGACTTCACCAGCGGCGTGTTCGTCTACCGCCTGCGCGACGTCGGCACCGACCCCGCCAACCCGCAGCACAACTACGGGCTGATGGCGATGGACCGCACGCCCAAGCCGGCGCTGGAGGCGGTCGGGGCGGCGTTCAGGGGCGCTTGA
- a CDS encoding DUF429 domain-containing protein, giving the protein MTSTLGVDLASQDKKTALCEIAWERPARVVRLELGVDDAAIVAAAAGDGVQLLAIDAPFGWPEPFVRAVRAHHDGEGFPVAAGDRPGREPFYLRETDRHVIAQTGKRPLSVSTDKIAYIALRCAGLLRTIGERDPALVPRDGSGLVAEVYPGAALVRWAPTLGCPTAGYRGAAPENPARTALAAALLDATGVAADAAQRALLARSEDALDAFVTAVLARVVALGRSEPVPDALRELARREGWIHVPRADALDGSLQE; this is encoded by the coding sequence ATGACGAGCACGCTCGGCGTCGACCTCGCCTCGCAGGACAAGAAGACCGCGCTGTGCGAGATCGCCTGGGAGCGCCCGGCGCGCGTCGTGCGGCTGGAGCTCGGTGTCGACGACGCGGCGATCGTCGCCGCGGCCGCCGGTGACGGCGTGCAGCTGCTCGCGATCGACGCGCCGTTCGGCTGGCCCGAGCCGTTCGTGCGCGCGGTGCGCGCCCACCACGACGGCGAGGGGTTCCCGGTCGCGGCGGGTGACCGGCCGGGGCGCGAGCCGTTCTACCTGCGCGAGACCGACCGGCACGTGATCGCGCAGACCGGCAAGCGGCCGCTCTCGGTGAGCACCGACAAGATCGCCTACATCGCGCTGCGCTGCGCGGGCCTGCTGCGCACGATCGGGGAGCGCGACCCGGCGCTCGTGCCCCGCGACGGCAGCGGCCTCGTCGCCGAGGTCTACCCGGGCGCCGCGCTCGTGCGCTGGGCGCCGACGCTCGGCTGCCCGACCGCCGGCTACCGGGGCGCCGCACCCGAGAACCCGGCGCGTACCGCGCTGGCCGCCGCGCTGCTCGACGCGACCGGGGTGGCGGCCGACGCGGCGCAGCGGGCGCTGCTCGCGCGCAGCGAGGACGCGCTCGACGCGTTCGTGACCGCGGTGCTCGCCCGGGTCGTCGCGCTGGGGCGCAGCGAGCCGGTGCCGGACGCGCTGCGCGAGCTGGCCCGGCGCGAGGGCTGGATCCACGTCCCACGCGCGGACGCGCTGGACGGCTCGCTCCAGGAGTGA
- a CDS encoding FG-GAP-like repeat-containing protein, translating into MAPFPGASLVPDACVGDYDADGHADVAVAVGGEEPTTPPVKLVVRFGDGTGALSAPVEAARTPAFVSTSPRCVALEATPGGPTEIALTHASSQVTIASSSGRAFAQQTLDAGPGRVVGLDAGDLDLDGDDDLVILRQVVTGDSVDLLVPFENTGTGFVERASNATTLTDPTRVQLVDLGEDGRPDAIVSSTSPGAVVVLPALRATLGFGPARAVAGVGGVGGRNAVTAGDVTGDGRADLLVGGDGVLRAFAGDGTGGVAAPQTIPGVPVAQFGSATVVLDADGDGALDAVAAAPPASPGTAGSAFRAVAFAGSLDPAARFLASATSTFGASTSAATTETTQRLVPGDLDEDGRPDLVAVTGGGAGAEPRIAVLLNTTAVPSVREVSASATSATSAVVRATVRGSNLPATAEVELVRSNGQVDVVAGSQQAVPADAPAATVELPVAGLPPATASALRVVVRTANGATRSRGVVVTTPAAPPGGGPTSGSPVPGTSAGGAGTPSAAPGVLQNRVRPRIRGRARVGQALACDVGAWSDGGRFIVRWLRGSQQVRGATTILRTVKAGDRGKTLRCRVTLRRDDGAALTVTSPPVRVPVRTSGRRR; encoded by the coding sequence GTGGCGCCGTTCCCCGGCGCGAGCCTCGTTCCCGACGCCTGCGTCGGTGACTACGACGCCGACGGGCACGCGGACGTCGCTGTCGCGGTCGGCGGTGAGGAGCCGACGACGCCCCCGGTGAAGCTCGTGGTCCGGTTCGGCGACGGGACGGGCGCGCTCTCCGCTCCAGTCGAGGCGGCACGGACCCCGGCCTTCGTCTCCACCAGCCCGAGGTGCGTCGCCCTGGAGGCCACGCCGGGCGGGCCGACGGAGATCGCCCTGACCCACGCGAGCTCGCAGGTGACCATTGCGTCGTCCAGCGGCCGCGCGTTCGCGCAGCAGACGCTCGACGCCGGGCCAGGCCGTGTGGTGGGTCTCGACGCCGGAGATCTCGACCTCGACGGCGATGACGACCTCGTGATCCTCCGACAGGTCGTGACCGGCGACAGCGTCGATCTGCTCGTGCCCTTCGAGAACACGGGTACCGGGTTCGTCGAACGGGCCTCGAACGCGACGACCCTGACCGATCCGACCCGCGTCCAGCTCGTCGATCTCGGCGAGGACGGGCGCCCGGACGCGATCGTCAGCAGCACGTCACCCGGCGCGGTCGTCGTGCTCCCCGCCCTCCGCGCCACGCTCGGCTTCGGGCCCGCCCGAGCCGTCGCCGGGGTCGGCGGCGTGGGCGGTCGCAACGCCGTCACCGCCGGCGACGTCACTGGCGACGGGCGGGCCGACCTCCTCGTGGGAGGGGACGGAGTGCTGCGCGCCTTCGCGGGCGACGGCACTGGCGGCGTCGCCGCGCCGCAGACAATCCCCGGCGTGCCGGTCGCCCAGTTCGGCAGTGCGACGGTCGTGCTCGACGCGGATGGCGATGGAGCCCTGGATGCGGTCGCAGCAGCACCACCAGCGTCCCCCGGCACGGCCGGCAGTGCGTTCCGGGCGGTGGCGTTCGCGGGATCGCTCGACCCTGCTGCCCGCTTCCTCGCCTCGGCGACATCCACGTTCGGGGCATCGACGAGCGCCGCGACGACGGAGACGACGCAGCGCCTGGTCCCGGGGGATCTCGACGAGGACGGGCGCCCCGATCTGGTCGCGGTCACCGGTGGGGGGGCCGGGGCGGAGCCTCGCATCGCGGTCCTCCTGAACACGACGGCCGTCCCGTCGGTCCGCGAGGTCTCCGCGAGCGCGACGTCGGCGACGTCCGCGGTCGTCCGGGCCACCGTGCGCGGCAGCAACCTTCCTGCGACGGCGGAGGTCGAACTGGTGCGCTCCAACGGCCAGGTGGATGTCGTCGCCGGCTCCCAGCAGGCGGTCCCCGCGGACGCCCCGGCGGCCACGGTCGAGTTGCCGGTCGCCGGGCTCCCTCCGGCGACGGCCAGTGCTCTGCGGGTCGTCGTGCGCACGGCCAACGGCGCGACGCGCTCCCGGGGCGTGGTGGTCACCACGCCGGCGGCACCACCGGGCGGTGGGCCCACCTCGGGCTCCCCGGTTCCGGGAACGTCGGCCGGCGGGGCCGGCACCCCGTCCGCCGCGCCCGGCGTCCTGCAGAACCGGGTGCGACCGCGGATCCGGGGCCGCGCGCGGGTCGGTCAGGCGCTGGCGTGCGACGTCGGGGCATGGAGCGACGGCGGGCGGTTCATCGTGCGGTGGCTGCGCGGATCGCAGCAGGTCCGCGGCGCGACGACGATCCTCCGCACCGTCAAGGCCGGGGACCGCGGGAAGACGCTGCGCTGCCGGGTCACGCTCCGCCGCGATGACGGCGCGGCACTGACGGTCACGAGCCCCCCCGTGCGGGTGCCTGTGCGCACGAGCGGTCGGCGACGCTGA